DNA sequence from the Alteribacter lacisalsi genome:
AAGGCAGTCCAGCTGAAGGCGGCTATTGAACTCGGCAGGAGAATTCACAAGTTCCCTACCGAAGAGCGTTACGCCATCCGCTCTCCTGAGGATGTGGCTAATTTTGTGATGGACGATATGCGCCACCTGATGCAGGAACATTTCGTGTGTCTGTATCTGAACACCAAAAACCAGGTGATCTATAAGCAGACCGTCTTTATCGGTTCCCTCAACGCCTCGATCGTTCACCCGAGGGAAGTGTTTAAGGAAGCCTTCCGTTATTCGGCCGCTTCGATCGTGTGCCTTCACAATCATCCGAGCGGCGATGCAGCTCCCAGCCGGGAGGATATCGATGTCACGAAGCGCCTGGTGGAATGCGGCAGTGTGCTCGGCATTGAAATCCTCGACCACGTGATTATCGGCGATCAGCAGTTTGTTTCTCTTAAGGAAAAAGGATATGTATAACTGACCAGAGCACCGGTATTCCCTTCTCAGCGGATTGCCGGTGTTGTGCCGTCAGGAACATTGAGGAAATCCGGAACATTCTGCATAAAAAAGCGTCAATACATTCTGAAAACCTTGAATTCTCACCCTCCAAACTGTCTCTCCTTTCACTGGTAAAGCGGAACGGTACATGTTACATTGACACTGGGTTGTAAGGACTATGTGAGGAATTTTACAACTCGCTGTGAAAATGCTACTCATCTGAATGAAATTTGAGTATAATTAACGGTGTGAGTTTTGGTATAATAGAACTTTGGCAGGCAGGTATGATAAGATTCGATGATGAAATTTTCAGACAAATGATGCTGCCAAAGGCCATGTTTCCAATTATGAATCCAACACGTAAACGGATATAAAAAGCAAGACGGTGATCTTTTAAAAACGAAGGGAGAATACATAGATGTTTGGTGGTTTTTCGAAAGACCTTGGTATTGATTTGGGGACAGCTAATACGCTCGTATATGTTAAAGGAAAAGGGGTTATCGTCAGGGAGCCTTCTGTAGTGGCGACACGCTCCGATTCCGGTACGATTGAAGCTGTCGGAAACGACGCAAAAAACATGATCGGACGTACGCCGGGAAATATTGTGGCAATCAGGCCGATGAAAGACGGCGTCATTGCAGACTTTGACACGACTGCAACGATGATGAAGTACTTTATTAGACAGGCCCTTCGTCACCGTTCTATTTTCACCCGCAAACCAAACGTGATGGTATGCGTGCCCTCGGGAATTACAGCGGTTGAAAAAAGAGCAGTGGAAGACGCCACAAAACAGGCAGGTGCCCGCGAAGCCTATACGATTGAAGAGCCGTTTGCGGCTGCGATCGGTGCAGACCTTCCTGTCTGGGAACCGACAGGAAGCATGATCGTGGATATCGGCGGAGGAACGACAGAAGTGGCGATTATTTCCCTCGGTGGGATTGTCACGAGCCAGTCGATCCGGATTGCCGGTGACGAGATGGATGATGATATTGTTCAATATGTAAAGAAAACATACAATCTGATGATTGGTGAACGGACTGCCGAAGCAATTAAATTTGAGATCGGTTCAGCTGGAAAGCTGGAAGACGTGGAAGATATGGAAATCCGCGGACGGGATCTTGTGAGCGGACTTCCAAAGACGATCTCCATTACAGCAGAAGAGATTTCAGGAGCCCTCGAGGACACAGTTGCAAGCATTATCCAGGCTGTAAAGGATACTCTGGAGCAGAGCCCGCCGGAGCTTGCTGCGGATATTATGGACCGTGGTATTGTCATGACAGGCGGAGGCGCCCTTCTACGCAATCTTGATAAAGTACTCAGCGAAGAGACAAGCATGCCGGTACTTGTAGCAGAAGAACCGCTCGACTGTGTGGCAATCGGAACCGGCCGTGCACTGGAAAATCTTCATCTGTTCCGCTCGAAAGCCGGTATTACTGTCAGATCAAATCGGAAAGGGTAAGTAGGTGTGCTGAATGGCCCCCATTTTTTCAAACAAGAGACTTATCGTACTGCTTGTCTGCATCATTGTACTGGTGGCACTGATTGGCTACTCCATGAGTGAACGGCGGGATATGTCCCTGCCGGAGCAGCTGCTTCATGACAGTGTCGGCTTTGTCCAGTCAGCCTTCTCAAGACCCGCTCATCTTGCAGCGGGTTTCTTTGAGACCGTCAATGATATGCGGACAGTGTACGAAGAAAACAAAGTGTTAAAATCTCATCTCGATGATTATGCTTCCCTTCAGGTTGAACTCTCCGAACTCAGGAGAACCAATGAAGAACTTGAAGCGTCTCTGGGACTACAGGATTCAGAGGCACTGAATGCCTCGTCTCTGCGGCCTGCAAGGATGATCAGCCGTTCCCCTGACCGCTGGACAGAGTATATCGGGATTGATAAAGGTGCCCGTCACGGAATCGAGGAGGACATGGCTGTGATCACCTCAAAAGGGTTGATCGGAAAAGTCCGGGACGTCAGCCAGCTCACGTCAACTGTGCAGCTGCTGTCCGATCAGGACCGGACAAACCGGATCTCGGCTTTCGTGGACGGCGACGATTCGGTATACGGTTTTATTGAAGGCATCAGTGACGAAACAGGCTACCTTCAGTTTATGAAAATCGATATTGATGCAGAAATTGAAGAAGGCATGACTGTTGTCACGTCCGGTCTTGGAGGGGTGTTCCCAAGCGGTCTTGTGATCGGAGAGATCGTGGCTCATGAAACGGACGAATTCGGTCTGACCCAGCAGGCATACGTGGAGCCTTCGGCAGACTTTAATCATCTTAATCATGTAATGGTTGTCGAACGTCAGGCACCGGGGCTGGAGCCTGAGATTGACCCGGAAAACGAGGATGACTGATGCTGGTCCGCTACTCGGTTTTCATCGTCCTTTTTCTGCTTTTTATACTCGAAGGAACCATCTATCAGATTTTTGCCCCGGATCTCCACGGTTTTAATTATACGCTTGTCCCTCGGTGGGTACTCGGTGTCATTGTTTTTGCCGGCATCCTTCAGGGCAGGGGAATCGGCTTGTCCTACGCCATCGGATTCGGGATTATGTATGACATTATTTATGCACCGCTTCTCGGTGTATACAGCTTCGGAATGGCCCTTGTGGTTTATCTAATGTCCGTGCCGGTTCCGTCTGTACAGAAGAACATGGGTATGACCATTCTGCTGGCCCTTTTGGCTATTACAGGTTTCGAGTATTTTATTTACGGAATTTATTCCCTTATGGGCCTTGCGTCAATGCCTCATGATCAGTTTTTTTACTACAGACTTCTGCCTACGTTTGTCTTTAACGGCCTGCTCTTCATTGCTGCCGGCTACTTTATCAGGAAGTGGCTTCTGCTTGTGAACAGACGAAGAGATGAGATTATCTGATTTAGACAAAAGGCTTCTCTGAGTGCCGGTCCATATGGCCGGTGTGTGTAGAGGAGTGTATTCTATAATGGTGCATCAGCGCTTTTTCCAGGGCTGCTCATGGAGTTCCCCAATTTATTCGTATCAGAGGTGAGAAGGATGGCTCAAAAACAAGTGAAACAGCAAAACGTGATCATCAAAGGAACGAAGGATGGTCTAACGTTTGTGCTGAACGATCAATGCGCCTTTGATGAAATTCTGGAGGAGTTGTCCGATAAACTCTCGGAACGTCCGCAGCCCCAGGAATCCGATTCAAATGTGGTTCGTATTAAACTCGTAACCGGAAAACGCTACCTGGAGGAAAACCAGACCGAATTGCTGCAGAAGGTGTTTAATGAACACATACAGGCAGTGATTGATACCATTGATACTGATGTGATTACAAAAGAGCAGGCTGAGGAAATGCGGCTTGATAATCAGATTACCCGCCTCGCCAGAGTAATCCGGTCGGGACAGGTAATCGAAGTCAGAGGCGATCTTCTTGTGATCGGAGACGTGAACCCCGGGGGCACGATTAAAGCAACCGGGAACATTTACGTATTAGGTGCACTCCGGGGCATTGCACATGCAGGAATTAACGGAAATAAAGAGTCGGTGATCTGTGCGGGACTGATGAATCCTTCCCAGCTTCGGATTGCAGATGTAATCCGCCGTCCGCCGGAATCAGAAGACCGGATGAGGGAACAGGAAATGGAATGCGCGTTCGTAAACGGGGAAGATGAGATGGTACTGGACCGGATCAGCAAAGCTGGTGTCGTGCGACCGGGAATCACAGATGAACCGGGGATGTAACACCATACCAGCATGAAAAATTGACAGTTCCGCTTGATCATTTCATGATAAAATAACAGAGACACATATGATCAATGCTTGATGAAAGGGGAGACGCAACGTGGGAGAGGCTATCGTCATTACTTCCGGAAAAGGCGGTGTCGGAAAAACAACAACGACCGCCAATATTGGTACAGCCCTTGCGCTTAATGGAAAACGGGTTTGTATGATTGATACAGATATCGGTCTTAGAAACCTGGATGTTGTAATGGGACTCGAAAACCGGATCATTTACGATCTCGTCGATGTTGTCAAAGGAGACTGCAAGCTTCATCAGGCGCTGATTAAAGACAAGCGTTTTGACAGCCTGTCACTTCTTCCTGCCGCTCAGTCCAAGGATAAATCCGCAGTTAAGCCATCCCAGATGAAAAAGCTGGTCGATGAACTGAAACAGGATTACGATTATGTTCTCATCGACTGCCCTGCCGGAATTGAACAGGGTTATAAAAACGCTGTTGCCGGTGCCGACCAGGCGATCGTGGTCACCACACCGGAGAAATCATCTGTACGGGATGCAGACCGGATTATCGGACTTCTGGAAAAGGAAAATCATGTATCCCCGCCGCGTCTCGTAGTGAACCGGATACGTCCGCAAATGCTTAAAAACGGCGATGCCATTGAAGTGGATGAAATCGTTGCGGTTCTCGCAGTTGACCTTCTCGGCATTGTCGCTGATGATGATGATGTGATTAAAGCATCCAACGAAGGCCAGCCGATTGCTCTGGATCCCAAAAGCCGTGCTTCAATTGCCTATCGTAATATTGCCCGCCGGATCAACGGAGAGTCTGTACCCCTGCTGAATCTTGAAGAAGAAAAAGGCATGTTTAAAAAGATGAAGAAATTCTTTGGCATGCGAGCATAGGTAACAGGCATACGTTTCTGATAAAAAGCATGTGGATTTCTGTAATGGAAATGGCATGCTTTTTCTGTATTTACCGTTAAACCTTTTATTCAGGAAGAAAAATCGGCCGGCCGTATCTTTTTCAGGATAGATTTCGTTTAAAAAGTGAGAGGCTCAAAAAGGAGTGGGTGCAGATGAATAAAAAGCAGGTCGAATGGGAGAGTTCCGGAACTATGTCCGAAGAAGAGCTTGGAAGGCTGATGAGGCAGGCCGGTGTATACGGTCAAATGATCAGCCAGAATAAGTGGGACGGGGAGGACCTTGCCCAGGAAGCTGTTCTGAAGGCGTGGAGCCGATACCCTGCCGGGAAAATCAGTCTTGCCCTCGTAAATCGGATCGCCAAAAATGCTTGGGTGGATACAGTCAGACAAAAGAAGTATGACCTGCCTGGTGCATTACCCGAGACTGCTGCAAGGGAGGAAGCCGGCACGGCAGGTGAACTGATTGAAGAACTGACCGGACGTCTCACTCCGAAACAGACCCTTATTTTCCTTCTTGCCGAGGCTTTTGCCTTTAAAAACAAGGAAACAGCCCGTGTGACGGGTTTAACCGAAACGGCGGTAAAGGCACTAAGGCTGAGAGGCGCGGGCAGGCTGAAGTGCAGTCAGGTGCAGAAGCACATAGCGCTATGGCCTTCAGAGCTGGAGGAAGAAGCCGTTCCTCTGTTTACCGAAGCGGTAAGAACCGGTGATCCTCATATAATGGCACCGGTAATCAGAAAAGTGTTTCGTACTGAACCGACGCTGTCACTGTCTGCACGAGTTCATCTTCTTTCCCCAAACCCTGGAGGCAGCCTCTCAAACGCTGCATAACAGGAGGATGAAAAGGCATGCATACCATACCTTATGTGATTGAACAGACGAACAGAGGAGAGCGTTCCTACGATATTTACTCACGGCTTTTGAAAGACCGGATTGTCATGGTGAGTGACGAAGTCAATGATCATATGGCGAATACGATCGTGGCCCAGTTACTGTTTTTGGCAGCAGATGACCCGGAAAAAGACATCTCACTCTACATTAACAGCCCAGGCGGTTCTGTAACTGCCGGTTTTGCCATTTACGATACGATGCAGCATATCAAGCCCGATATTACGACCATCTGCACCGGTATGGCGGCTTCGTTTGGTGCCATGCTGCTTCTTGCGGGTACCAAAGGCAAACGCTACGCGCTGCCAAACAGTGAAATCATGATTCATCAGCCCCTCGGCGGTGCCAGAGGCCAGGCTACCGATCTAGAGATTTCCGCCCGCAGAATTCTAAAGCTCAGGGAAAAGCTCAATCAGATCATTTCGGATAAAACCGGTCAGCCGTTGAAAAAAGTTGCTGCTGACACAGACCGGGATTACTTTATGACGGCAGAGGAAGCTAAGGAGTACGGGATTATTGATAACGTGCTGTATAAGGGATAAAGAGGCCGGTCACTTCTTTGAGGTAGTAGCATTTGAAGATTGATTTCAGAAACGAAGAAACGGCTCCCCCATGAGGGCCGTTTTTTTAATATCGGTTGGGTTGTTAGTTCGAGTCTTTTTTTAAGTTCGGACAAATTGAAATGGGGTATTGGCGTTATGTCCGAAGTTCTGGAGAGTCGGGATATAACGCCTTTCCAAGTTTAAGTTATGTCCTGACATTAGGAAAGGTAATAATCCCGAGCATGCCGAGACGGCTATGCTTGATTTTTTCATGCCTCATTCTCTTATTACCGTCCTTTATCACTTTTTAAACAACGCAAAAAGGCTGCAGCACCATCTCCAGCGTATGTTTCTATGGAGCCCGCATTTTGAAAATGAAGTGTTTCTGCTTACTGGGCATGTTCAGAAGTCAAAGAGATCAGTGACATTCCTGAAGAAATGATAGGGTTTACGCTCCCGGCGCACGACTACGCAGTGACCGCCTGTACTAATCGGACGGTCGGTGAGGGGTACAAGGAGGTCCATGAGTGGATTGCCTGCCAGGAGCGTAGCTGGAACCGTAATGCCTGTTCCATCGAATGTTATTTTAACCGTGAGTCAGAGGATGGCAAGGTGGAAATCTATGTTCCCCTGAAAAGAACGGAGAATCAGGTGTAGTATATTGCATAATGAGTGGAGCCGTATTTAACCCAGCGCTTAACCGGCTTTTTTGAAGGCTTTTCGGCCTGATATTTTGTGTTTTGAATGAGTTTCAGGTGGAGGTCCTGTTTGGACTTCTTTTTCATCAGCTATCACCTTCTTTCACAGGCTTATCGTGTTACTACGAGTCTATGTCCCCTTTTTTAAACCATGCCCCCAAAATCGATTCAGACCATATGAGTGAAAAAGCAGGAAAAACCAATGCTTCAGACAAATTATATATAGTAATGGAAGGAGTGATCAGATGGATATTGTCGGCAGCTATGTTGAAATAGAGGGAGACAAAACACCATACTCCCTGATCAGGCAGGATGGCGGAGCAGATACATTGGCGGTGATCCTACCTGGAGCCGGGTATACCACTCAGGCACCGCTTCTGTACTACACGACAGGTATTTTTTATAACAAAGGCTATGATGTGCTCCATGTGAATTACAGCTATGATAAAGAAAAGCTGGCAGCCCTCACAGAGGAAGGATTTACAGGAACGGTCCGTGCTGTTATTGACAGGGTACTGGAGAAGAAAAACTACCGCTCTCATATTCTTACAGCGAAATCAGTCGGAACCATTGCCCTGGTGAGGCTGCTCGAGGAGGAGAGGTTCAGACAGGCTAAATCACTCTGGCTGACGCCCCTTCTTCAGAGAGATGATGTTTTCAACTGCCTTGCCGGCATCAAGCATGAATCCCTTGTTATTCTGGGAGATCAGGATCCTTGCTTCCGTCGTGAGCGGTTTGATGAGCTGGAACGAAATCGTCTTCTGGAACTCTCGTTAATTAAAGATGCCAACCACAGTCTTGAAATTGAGGGGAATGTACACGAATCGATGGATGTGCTCAAAAGTGTGATCAGTGTGGTAAGCCGGTTTCAGGTTTAATGCAAGAAGGTGGCGCTGGAGTGCCAGCAAAGCTCCGCGCTGCCGGAGTAACTTTTATTGATCTGTCACGGAATGTTCAATATTGTGATATGTTTCACAAGTGAATGTGAGGTATACTAAGAGTGTAAAGAAGTTAGTGAGCACTGACTGGACAAGCTAATGTGAAATGTTGAGCAAAGTAAGGGTGCAAGATTGAAAGAATGGAAGGAATGTTTCTCTTATGAGAAACAAAATGAGTAAGCTGCTTTTATTTTAAGTTATTATGTGAAGTGTTGAGCAAAAACTAGTAACGTATTTTAAAGGAGGAATGTTCACATGTTTATGAACTTTTTGAGAGAGAGTCGCATTGCTGCCGGGATTTTGACTGTACTACGGATATATATCGGCTGGCTCTGGCTTTCAGCAGGCTGGGGCAAAGTAACCGGGGAATTTAACGCAGGCGGTTACCTGAACGGGGTCGTGGCAAATGCTGATGTTGCAGCCCAGTATCCGACCTACCACGCGTTTATTGAAAGTTTCGCTCTGCCGAATGCTGAAGTGTTCAGTTTTCTTGTCGCATGGGGTGAGGTGCTGGTCGGACTCGGTTTGATCGTTGGTGTTCTTACCACCTCCGCTGCCTTCTTTGGTATCGTGATGAACTTCGCTTTCCTTTTTGCAGGCACCATTTCAAGCAACCCGTGGATGGTCCTTTTCACCATCTTTATCCTGGCTGCTGGGGCGAATGCAGGACGCTACGGAGGCGACCGCTGGGTGGTACCTTACATCCGGGAGCAGCTGTTCGGCCGGTTCCGCACTAAAAAAGAACAGACTTTTAACAAGCCCGCCACAGTTTCATAATATAGAGCAGATCCCGGGAACCTGGAAGCCTCCCGGGGTTCTGTATGTTTGATAGCAAAAAAGTCCAGCTTGCACATGGAGAGCAGGCCGGATTTTTTCTGTTTTACTGACGGATCCATTTAAGGATTTCTTTAGGTGTTGCATTTTTACCATAAAGAAGAATTCCGGTTTTGAAAATCTTTCCGGCAATCTTCATAATAATCCAGATGGATACAGCCATCACAGCGAGAGCAAGGATGATTTCAATCCACGGCCACTGATCGAGTAGACTCAACCTTAGAATCAGAATGGCAGGAGAGGTGATTGGAATGAAGGACGTCACCTGTGCAAGCGTACCAGACGGGTCTGAGAGTACTGGTCCGATGAGAACAAACGGGAGAAACGGCAGCATCATGATGATTCCCTGGAAGTTGCTGGACGCATTCACGTCTTCCGCTGTCGCGCCGAGACTTACGAAGATGGCGGCAAACATAAGATAACCGGCGATGGCGATGACCAGAAGCAGAATGAGTTCAGGGACAAACAGGTAGTTAAAGACCGGGATATCCGTCTGCCACTGGACGAGAGGCAGGGCGACGGCGGCCCAGAAGAGAACCTGAACGATTCCGAGTACAAAGTAGCCGATTATTTTCCCCTGCATCAGGTCACCAGGTGTAACAGAGGAGAGCACCATTTCAGATACTTTCTCTTTTTTCTCCTGGGAAGCGCTCTGGAAAATCATCATACCCGTAAACATGATTGCAAACAGGATTGCTCCGGCAAAAAGACCAGGTACAAGTCGTTCCATCGGATCAGCCGCAGCTGTTTCTCCGGCTGCTGCATCCGTATCGGCTTCGGGTGCGGCAGCAGTTACAGGGGTCAGCCCGGCACCGCCTGCTGCCGCTTCGGCGTCACTCCCCGAGAGGCCGAAATTCTCCAGCTGAAGCTGGCGGAGGGGCTGCTCAAGGGCGTTAAAACGGAAAGCGGTCATGTCGTTTAGATCCTCACTGAGGTAAACAGGAAACATTCCTTCCTCCACGTTTTCATCCGTAAGCCGAATGACGACCGTCTCCGATGAACCTTCCAGTTCACTGAATACCTCTTCTTCGCTTTCAAAAGAGGCGCTGGTACTGACAGTCATATTATTCTGGTCAATCGCACCTGCCGCCTGATCCCAGACGCCGGTCCGGTCGTCCACAAGAACCGTAAGCATCTCGTCTGACGGGTCAGAGGTAAACATAGCCGGAACGGTAAAAAAGAAAACAAAAATAGCAGGGGTGAGCAACAGGGAGATAAAGTACGATTTGTTCATCATATTCCGCTTCATTTCCCACTTGGCGACTTTCATACTATTTCTCAATCAGATCAGCCTCCTTCTCACCGAGTCTGTCGGTTGCGATTCCAATGAAAATCTCATGAAGACTGATCCGGTCAATAGAGAGTTCCTGAATATCAAGATCCACCGGCAGCTCGCTGAGCCAGGTCGGGACATGTGTGTCTCTGTCGAGATGAAGAACGGAAACACCTTCATCCACCTCAGCACGCTGCACGCCGGAAAGCTGCTCCAGCCGTTTTCGCACATTCGTGCCGCGGATCGTACATTTGAAATTGGCATACTCGCTTTTTACATCATCAAGTGTTCCGTAGATCACCTTTTTCCCCCGGTGAATCATATACAGACGGTCGCACAGTTCCTCAACGAGGTTCATCTGGTGGGAGGAGAGCAGAATAGCGGTTCCTTCGTCTGCCAAACTGCGGATTTCTTCTTTAAAAAGCTCCTGGCTTACCGGATCAAGACCGGAAAAGGGTTCATCTAAGATCAGAAGTTCCGGTTCATGAATAATTGACGCGATAAATTGTACTTTTTGCCCCATTCCTTTGGAAAGTTCTTCGACAGAGGTCTTTTCTTTTCCCTCGAGGTCAAATTTTTTCAGGTAGTGAAGAGCTCGTTCACGGGCTTTTTTTGCCGGGTAATCTTTCAACTCCGCAAAGTAGAGAAGAATGTCCATCACCTTCACGTTTTTATACAGGCCCCTCTCCTCGGGGAGGTAGCCGATTTTATGCCGGGGAACGGTTCCTTTATCAAAACCACGAAAATTTATACTGCCTTCATCCGGATACATAATCCCCATAATATTGCGGATCGTAGTGGATTTTCCGGCTCCGTTCGGACCAAGCACCGCCATAATCTCTCCTTTATGTACATCAAAAGAGATATCACTGATGATTTGTCTGTCTTTAAATGATTTTCCAAGATTCTCAACCCTCAAAACTCTCTCCAAAGTTCTCACCTTCCCTGTCATAATACTTCTTTTGTATTACGAATGAAAACGGTTAAGGTTCCGTTTTTTTCGAAAAACTTTTGTCCGATTTTGTTATTTACGGTAGAAAAACTTGAATAAGGGTAACATAACCTTAATCGGGTTTCTGAGGAATTATTCACAGGAAAAAAGGCTTAGGAGAGGGTGGGAATTGTGAAAGGGAATTTTACAATTGTTTTGAAAGTATCTGTAGCTCTGGCAGCAGCATTTGTTCTCGTCGGCGTCCTGATTCCCGATAGACTGGAAACAGCAATGGCCACAGCACAGACATTTATGTTTGAAACCTTCGGCTGGTATTATCAGATTCTGACAACGAGCTTGTTCATTTTTGCGATCTGGCTGGCATTCAGTAAATACGGAAAAGTGAAGCTCGGGGGACCGAAAGAGAAACCTGAGTTTACAAGGCCGGTATGGTTCAGTATGCTGTTCTCGGCCGGAATTGGAATCGGCCTTCTCTTTTACGGTGTGAGCGAGCCGATTGCCCACTTTGCGGATCCTCCCCGTGGAGATGGAGGCACGGAAGAAGCGGCAGTGAACGGGGTGCGCTACACGTGGCTTCACTGGGGGCTCCATGCGTGGTCCATCTACGCCCTTGTTGCCCTGGCCCTCGCCCTGCAGCAGTTCCGCTATAAAGCGCCTGGTCTGATGAGCACGACACTCAGCCCAATATTCGGGGACAGAATGAAAGGCGGATGGGGAAATGCTGTTGACGTGATTGCTGTTTTTGCGACCCTGTTCGGAGTAGCCGCTTCGCTCGGTCTCGGTTCACAGCAGATTAACTCAGGACTTGTTTTCCTGTTTGATATTCCATACAACTTCACT
Encoded proteins:
- the radC gene encoding RadC family protein yields the protein MMIRDVPKSERPRERMLQEGPSSLTNQELVALILGSGTRDESVLSLSGRVIRHFDGLRLLKDASIKEFQDIHGIGDAKAVQLKAAIELGRRIHKFPTEERYAIRSPEDVANFVMDDMRHLMQEHFVCLYLNTKNQVIYKQTVFIGSLNASIVHPREVFKEAFRYSAASIVCLHNHPSGDAAPSREDIDVTKRLVECGSVLGIEILDHVIIGDQQFVSLKEKGYV
- a CDS encoding rod shape-determining protein; translated protein: MFGGFSKDLGIDLGTANTLVYVKGKGVIVREPSVVATRSDSGTIEAVGNDAKNMIGRTPGNIVAIRPMKDGVIADFDTTATMMKYFIRQALRHRSIFTRKPNVMVCVPSGITAVEKRAVEDATKQAGAREAYTIEEPFAAAIGADLPVWEPTGSMIVDIGGGTTEVAIISLGGIVTSQSIRIAGDEMDDDIVQYVKKTYNLMIGERTAEAIKFEIGSAGKLEDVEDMEIRGRDLVSGLPKTISITAEEISGALEDTVASIIQAVKDTLEQSPPELAADIMDRGIVMTGGGALLRNLDKVLSEETSMPVLVAEEPLDCVAIGTGRALENLHLFRSKAGITVRSNRKG
- the mreC gene encoding rod shape-determining protein MreC; translated protein: MAPIFSNKRLIVLLVCIIVLVALIGYSMSERRDMSLPEQLLHDSVGFVQSAFSRPAHLAAGFFETVNDMRTVYEENKVLKSHLDDYASLQVELSELRRTNEELEASLGLQDSEALNASSLRPARMISRSPDRWTEYIGIDKGARHGIEEDMAVITSKGLIGKVRDVSQLTSTVQLLSDQDRTNRISAFVDGDDSVYGFIEGISDETGYLQFMKIDIDAEIEEGMTVVTSGLGGVFPSGLVIGEIVAHETDEFGLTQQAYVEPSADFNHLNHVMVVERQAPGLEPEIDPENEDD
- the mreD gene encoding rod shape-determining protein MreD, which encodes MLVRYSVFIVLFLLFILEGTIYQIFAPDLHGFNYTLVPRWVLGVIVFAGILQGRGIGLSYAIGFGIMYDIIYAPLLGVYSFGMALVVYLMSVPVPSVQKNMGMTILLALLAITGFEYFIYGIYSLMGLASMPHDQFFYYRLLPTFVFNGLLFIAAGYFIRKWLLLVNRRRDEII
- the minC gene encoding septum site-determining protein MinC, producing the protein MAQKQVKQQNVIIKGTKDGLTFVLNDQCAFDEILEELSDKLSERPQPQESDSNVVRIKLVTGKRYLEENQTELLQKVFNEHIQAVIDTIDTDVITKEQAEEMRLDNQITRLARVIRSGQVIEVRGDLLVIGDVNPGGTIKATGNIYVLGALRGIAHAGINGNKESVICAGLMNPSQLRIADVIRRPPESEDRMREQEMECAFVNGEDEMVLDRISKAGVVRPGITDEPGM
- the minD gene encoding septum site-determining protein MinD, with translation MGEAIVITSGKGGVGKTTTTANIGTALALNGKRVCMIDTDIGLRNLDVVMGLENRIIYDLVDVVKGDCKLHQALIKDKRFDSLSLLPAAQSKDKSAVKPSQMKKLVDELKQDYDYVLIDCPAGIEQGYKNAVAGADQAIVVTTPEKSSVRDADRIIGLLEKENHVSPPRLVVNRIRPQMLKNGDAIEVDEIVAVLAVDLLGIVADDDDVIKASNEGQPIALDPKSRASIAYRNIARRINGESVPLLNLEEEKGMFKKMKKFFGMRA
- a CDS encoding sigma factor-like helix-turn-helix DNA-binding protein, which produces MNKKQVEWESSGTMSEEELGRLMRQAGVYGQMISQNKWDGEDLAQEAVLKAWSRYPAGKISLALVNRIAKNAWVDTVRQKKYDLPGALPETAAREEAGTAGELIEELTGRLTPKQTLIFLLAEAFAFKNKETARVTGLTETAVKALRLRGAGRLKCSQVQKHIALWPSELEEEAVPLFTEAVRTGDPHIMAPVIRKVFRTEPTLSLSARVHLLSPNPGGSLSNAA
- the clpP gene encoding ATP-dependent Clp endopeptidase proteolytic subunit ClpP, with the protein product MHTIPYVIEQTNRGERSYDIYSRLLKDRIVMVSDEVNDHMANTIVAQLLFLAADDPEKDISLYINSPGGSVTAGFAIYDTMQHIKPDITTICTGMAASFGAMLLLAGTKGKRYALPNSEIMIHQPLGGARGQATDLEISARRILKLREKLNQIISDKTGQPLKKVAADTDRDYFMTAEEAKEYGIIDNVLYKG
- a CDS encoding alpha/beta hydrolase; translation: MDIVGSYVEIEGDKTPYSLIRQDGGADTLAVILPGAGYTTQAPLLYYTTGIFYNKGYDVLHVNYSYDKEKLAALTEEGFTGTVRAVIDRVLEKKNYRSHILTAKSVGTIALVRLLEEERFRQAKSLWLTPLLQRDDVFNCLAGIKHESLVILGDQDPCFRRERFDELERNRLLELSLIKDANHSLEIEGNVHESMDVLKSVISVVSRFQV
- a CDS encoding DoxX family protein, yielding MFMNFLRESRIAAGILTVLRIYIGWLWLSAGWGKVTGEFNAGGYLNGVVANADVAAQYPTYHAFIESFALPNAEVFSFLVAWGEVLVGLGLIVGVLTTSAAFFGIVMNFAFLFAGTISSNPWMVLFTIFILAAGANAGRYGGDRWVVPYIREQLFGRFRTKKEQTFNKPATVS
- a CDS encoding ABC transporter permease, giving the protein MRNSMKVAKWEMKRNMMNKSYFISLLLTPAIFVFFFTVPAMFTSDPSDEMLTVLVDDRTGVWDQAAGAIDQNNMTVSTSASFESEEEVFSELEGSSETVVIRLTDENVEEGMFPVYLSEDLNDMTAFRFNALEQPLRQLQLENFGLSGSDAEAAAGGAGLTPVTAAAPEADTDAAAGETAAADPMERLVPGLFAGAILFAIMFTGMMIFQSASQEKKEKVSEMVLSSVTPGDLMQGKIIGYFVLGIVQVLFWAAVALPLVQWQTDIPVFNYLFVPELILLLVIAIAGYLMFAAIFVSLGATAEDVNASSNFQGIIMMLPFLPFVLIGPVLSDPSGTLAQVTSFIPITSPAILILRLSLLDQWPWIEIILALAVMAVSIWIIMKIAGKIFKTGILLYGKNATPKEILKWIRQ
- a CDS encoding ABC transporter ATP-binding protein; translated protein: MERVLRVENLGKSFKDRQIISDISFDVHKGEIMAVLGPNGAGKSTTIRNIMGIMYPDEGSINFRGFDKGTVPRHKIGYLPEERGLYKNVKVMDILLYFAELKDYPAKKARERALHYLKKFDLEGKEKTSVEELSKGMGQKVQFIASIIHEPELLILDEPFSGLDPVSQELFKEEIRSLADEGTAILLSSHQMNLVEELCDRLYMIHRGKKVIYGTLDDVKSEYANFKCTIRGTNVRKRLEQLSGVQRAEVDEGVSVLHLDRDTHVPTWLSELPVDLDIQELSIDRISLHEIFIGIATDRLGEKEADLIEK